From one Cyanobacterium stanieri PCC 7202 genomic stretch:
- a CDS encoding NAD(P)H dehydrogenase, subunit NdhF3 family (PFAM: NADH-Ubiquinone/plastoquinone (complex I), various chains; NADH-Ubiquinone oxidoreductase (complex I), chain 5 N-terminus~TIGRFAM: NAD(P)H dehydrogenase, subunit NdhF3 family~COGs: COG1009 NADH:ubiquinone oxidoreductase subunit 5 (chain L)/Multisubunit Na+/H+ antiporter MnhA subunit~InterPro IPR003916:IPR001750:IPR010217~KEGG: mar:MAE_15120 NAD(P)H-quinone oxidoreductase subunit F~PFAM: NADH/Ubiquinone/plastoquinone (complex I)~PRIAM: NADH dehydrogenase (quinone)~SPTR: NADH dehydrogenase subunit 5;~TIGRFAM: NAD(P)H dehydrogenase, subunit NdhF3 family), with translation MDFFKETIWFIPCYTLIGGVVALLWSPGIIKQTGSRPAGYVNLLMTSFAFLHSIIALYQIWDIPPQDIRFTWLEAADLTISFDIRVSAISVGALVLITGLNVLSQLYAVGYLEMDWGWARFFALMGFFEAGMGGLALCNSLFFSYVYLEILTLGTYLLVGFWFAQPLVVSGARDAFWTKRVGDILLLMSVIALYPFSKTWNYTDLGIWAKTADIDPTIITILCFGLIAGPLAKCAQIPLQLWLDEAMEGPLPASILRNSIVVATGAYVLIQLQPVLELSPIASETVLVIGSVTAVLASLIAIAQVDLKRILSYTVSAYMGLVFIAVGTDHPQTALLLIVVYAIAMALLYTSMGAIILNSITQDVTQLGGLWSRRPFCGIGLLVGMVALTSMPPFGGFWILSRLAVEVSTPLMVIIALVNGLTAFSLMRVFCLVFLGEAKQMSMRSPEVLWPMIIPMMILMGYGIHLPLIFDQFNLLTLHQNIGLILTIFTIAGIVSSAVIYTRKDHQSIVNTIPESLQKIFANDLYIQDIYKVTIIAVVNLTAKVASWCDKYIVDGVVNLVGFTTLLGGQGLKYSTSGQSQLYIFSILLGLVFVALIFGLSM, from the coding sequence ATGGATTTTTTCAAGGAAACTATTTGGTTTATACCTTGCTATACCTTGATAGGTGGTGTTGTCGCCCTATTGTGGTCGCCCGGTATTATTAAGCAAACAGGTTCACGCCCTGCGGGTTATGTGAATTTGTTGATGACTTCTTTTGCTTTTTTACATAGTATTATTGCTTTATATCAAATATGGGATATTCCTCCCCAAGATATTCGTTTTACTTGGCTAGAGGCAGCTGATTTGACTATTTCGTTTGACATACGGGTATCGGCGATTAGTGTCGGCGCTTTGGTGTTGATTACGGGGTTAAATGTTTTATCCCAATTGTATGCGGTGGGATATTTGGAGATGGATTGGGGCTGGGCGAGATTTTTTGCCTTGATGGGATTTTTTGAGGCGGGAATGGGAGGCTTGGCTTTATGTAACTCTCTGTTTTTCAGCTATGTATATCTGGAAATTCTCACCCTTGGTACTTATCTATTAGTCGGTTTTTGGTTCGCCCAACCTCTCGTAGTTTCTGGGGCGAGGGATGCTTTTTGGACAAAAAGGGTGGGGGATATTTTATTATTAATGAGTGTCATCGCCCTATATCCTTTCTCGAAAACATGGAATTATACTGATTTAGGCATCTGGGCGAAAACCGCAGATATTGATCCTACTATTATTACTATATTGTGTTTTGGCTTGATTGCTGGTCCTTTGGCAAAATGTGCGCAGATTCCTTTACAGTTGTGGCTTGATGAGGCGATGGAAGGCCCTCTTCCTGCTTCTATTTTGCGTAATTCCATTGTGGTGGCGACGGGGGCTTATGTTTTGATTCAGTTACAGCCTGTATTGGAGTTATCCCCCATTGCTTCGGAGACTGTATTAGTAATTGGTAGTGTGACGGCGGTATTGGCGAGTTTAATTGCGATCGCACAGGTTGACCTAAAAAGAATCCTGTCCTATACTGTAAGTGCTTATATGGGCTTGGTGTTTATTGCGGTAGGTACTGATCATCCTCAAACTGCGTTACTTTTAATCGTGGTATATGCGATCGCCATGGCACTGTTATATACCAGTATGGGTGCAATTATCCTCAACAGTATCACCCAAGATGTTACCCAATTAGGGGGTTTGTGGTCTCGTCGTCCTTTTTGTGGTATCGGTTTGTTAGTGGGTATGGTAGCCTTAACCTCCATGCCACCCTTTGGCGGATTTTGGATACTAAGTCGTTTGGCGGTGGAAGTAAGTACCCCTTTGATGGTAATTATCGCCTTGGTAAATGGTTTAACGGCTTTTAGTCTGATGAGGGTTTTTTGCCTTGTGTTTTTGGGAGAAGCAAAACAGATGTCCATGCGTAGCCCAGAAGTGTTATGGCCGATGATTATTCCTATGATGATTTTGATGGGTTATGGTATCCATTTACCTTTGATTTTTGACCAATTTAATTTATTAACATTACATCAGAATATAGGTCTTATATTGACTATTTTTACGATAGCGGGCATAGTATCTTCAGCAGTAATTTATACCAGAAAAGATCATCAATCAATTGTTAATACAATTCCCGAATCTTTGCAAAAAATATTTGCCAATGATTTATATATTCAAGACATCTATAAAGTAACTATTATTGCGGTGGTAAATCTTACTGCAAAGGTTGCTAGTTGGTGCGATAAATATATTGTGGACGGGGTTGTTAATTTAGTAGGATTTACAACCCTTTTAGGAGGTCAAGGTTTGAAATATAGTACCTCTGGACAGTCCCAATTATATATCTTTTCTATCCTTTTAGGATTGGTATTTGTTGCCCTTATCTTTGGTTTATCAATGTAA
- a CDS encoding transcriptional regulator, LysR family (PFAM: Bacterial regulatory helix-turn-helix protein, lysR family; LysR substrate binding domain~COGs: COG0583 Transcriptional regulator~InterPro IPR000847:IPR005119~KEGG: cyt:cce_3731 LysR family transcriptional regulator~PFAM: LysR substrate-binding; regulatory protein LysR~SPTR: Rubisco operon transcriptional regulator): MIHATLHQLKVFETTARLQSFTKAAEELSIKQPTVSSQIKQLTQTVGLPLFEQIGKQLYLTNAGEELLSTCHDIFARLDNFEMTVADLKGVKEGKLCLTVVTTGKYFIPRLLGSFCQIYPHVDVSLQVTNHHQIHQRMLENKDDLYILSKPPEDIDLERRAFLDNPLVVVAPKNHILSNQKNIPLSKLQNFPFILREVGSNTRKVIHKIFDDHNLEIQVRLELGSNEAIKQAIIGGLGLSVLSKHTLTSSCYEELCILDVETFPIHESWYVTHLSGKKLSVVAQTFLDYLLVESENYTADRQYDLAHSHH, from the coding sequence TTGATTCATGCAACCTTGCACCAACTAAAAGTCTTTGAAACTACCGCCCGTTTGCAGAGTTTTACTAAAGCGGCGGAGGAGTTATCTATCAAACAACCCACTGTTTCTAGTCAAATAAAACAACTCACTCAAACAGTGGGCTTACCATTATTTGAGCAAATCGGAAAGCAACTTTATTTGACTAATGCAGGGGAAGAGTTATTAAGCACTTGCCATGATATTTTTGCTAGGCTTGATAACTTTGAAATGACAGTGGCAGACTTAAAAGGTGTTAAAGAAGGAAAATTATGTTTGACGGTAGTAACTACTGGAAAATATTTTATTCCTCGTTTGTTAGGCTCTTTTTGTCAAATTTATCCCCATGTTGATGTATCTTTACAAGTTACTAATCATCATCAAATCCATCAACGAATGTTGGAAAATAAAGATGATTTATATATCCTCAGCAAACCCCCTGAAGATATTGACTTGGAAAGAAGAGCTTTTTTAGATAATCCTTTGGTGGTAGTAGCTCCCAAAAATCATATTTTAAGTAATCAAAAAAATATTCCTCTGAGCAAATTACAAAATTTCCCTTTTATTTTAAGAGAAGTTGGCTCTAACACTAGAAAGGTTATTCACAAAATTTTTGATGACCATAATCTGGAAATTCAAGTACGTTTAGAATTAGGTAGTAATGAAGCTATTAAACAAGCTATTATCGGCGGATTAGGGCTTTCGGTACTTTCTAAACATACTTTAACTTCTAGTTGTTATGAGGAATTATGTATTTTGGATGTGGAAACTTTCCCTATTCATGAAAGTTGGTATGTTACCCATTTATCTGGGAAAAAATTATCAGTAGTTGCTCAAACTTTCTTGGATTATTTACTTGTTGAAAGTGAAAATTATACTGCTGATAGACAATATGATCTCGCCCATAGTCATCATTAA
- a CDS encoding glycogen/starch synthase, ADP-glucose type (PFAM: Starch synthase catalytic domain; Glycosyl transferases group 1~TIGRFAM: glycogen/starch synthases, ADP-glucose type~COGs: COG0297 Glycogen synthase~InterPro IPR011835:IPR013534:IPR001296~KEGG: cyc:PCC7424_1949 glycogen synthase~PFAM: Starch synthase catalytic domain-containing protein; glycosyl transferase group 1~SPTR: Genome sequencing data, contig C303;~TIGRFAM: glycogen/starch synthase, ADP-glucose type), producing the protein MRILFVAAEASPIAKVGGMGDVVGALPKVLRKLGHDVRIIMPYYGFLPDKVDIPTEPVWWGDAMFQKFAVYETVLPETDVPLYLFGHPCFSGRSVYGGDDEYWRFTFFANGAAEFAWNYWKPQIIHCHDWHTGMIPVWMSDSPDVSTVFTIHNLAYQGPGREMLEQITWCPWHMQGDNAMAAGLQFANLVNTVSPTYAEQIKTPEYGENLHGLLSWISGKTRGIINGIDTEKYNPATDRLIAQNFTPKTIEKRRLNKVRLQEESGLEINRNAFLIGMVTRLVEQKGIDLVLQTLERFLAYTDAQLIILGTGDRFYETQLWEISARYRGRISVQLLHNETISRRVYSGIDAFLMPSRFEPCGISQMLAMRYGAIPIVRKTGGLVDTVPFFDPANEQGLGYCFDRYEPLDLYTCMIRAYEGFRFKGAWEKLQVRAMSQNFSWYRSSVEYIKMYREVIGEAPELTDKEQKIIDQKVK; encoded by the coding sequence ATGCGAATTTTATTTGTGGCAGCGGAAGCGTCACCCATAGCAAAGGTTGGGGGTATGGGGGATGTTGTTGGGGCATTACCAAAAGTATTAAGAAAATTAGGTCATGATGTCAGGATAATTATGCCCTATTATGGCTTTTTACCTGATAAAGTGGACATTCCCACCGAACCTGTGTGGTGGGGAGATGCCATGTTTCAAAAGTTCGCTGTATATGAAACGGTTTTACCTGAGACGGATGTTCCTCTTTACTTATTTGGACATCCTTGTTTTTCTGGGCGTAGTGTCTATGGCGGTGATGATGAGTATTGGCGCTTTACTTTTTTTGCCAATGGGGCGGCGGAGTTTGCTTGGAATTATTGGAAACCTCAGATTATCCACTGTCATGATTGGCATACGGGGATGATTCCTGTATGGATGAGTGATTCTCCTGATGTTAGCACTGTGTTTACTATTCATAATTTAGCCTACCAAGGGCCAGGTCGTGAAATGCTTGAGCAGATTACATGGTGTCCTTGGCATATGCAGGGGGATAATGCCATGGCGGCGGGGTTACAGTTTGCAAATTTGGTAAATACTGTTTCTCCTACCTATGCCGAGCAAATTAAGACTCCTGAGTATGGGGAAAATTTACATGGTTTATTGTCTTGGATTAGTGGCAAGACGAGGGGAATTATTAATGGCATTGATACAGAGAAATATAACCCTGCCACGGATAGATTAATCGCTCAAAATTTCACTCCTAAAACTATCGAAAAGCGTCGCTTGAATAAGGTAAGGTTACAAGAGGAGTCGGGGTTAGAAATCAATCGTAACGCCTTTCTCATCGGCATGGTGACTCGTTTGGTGGAACAAAAGGGGATTGACCTTGTTTTACAGACTTTGGAGCGATTTTTGGCTTACACCGATGCTCAATTAATTATACTGGGTACGGGCGATCGCTTTTACGAAACCCAATTATGGGAAATATCTGCCCGTTATCGTGGTCGAATCTCAGTGCAACTATTGCACAATGAAACTATCTCCCGTCGAGTATATAGCGGTATAGATGCCTTTTTGATGCCCTCTCGTTTTGAGCCTTGCGGTATTAGTCAGATGTTGGCAATGCGTTATGGTGCCATTCCTATCGTGCGGAAAACAGGCGGTTTGGTGGATACCGTGCCATTTTTTGATCCTGCCAATGAGCAAGGTTTGGGCTATTGTTTTGATCGTTATGAGCCTCTGGATTTATATACTTGCATGATTAGGGCTTATGAGGGTTTCCGCTTCAAGGGTGCCTGGGAAAAATTACAAGTTAGAGCCATGAGTCAAAATTTCAGCTGGTATCGCTCCTCCGTAGAATACATCAAAATGTATCGAGAGGTTATCGGTGAAGCTCCCGAATTGACTGACAAAGAACAAAAAATAATTGACCAAAAAGTCAAATAA
- a CDS encoding cytochrome b6/f complex subunit 5 (PFAM: Cytochrome B6-F complex subunit 5~InterPro IPR003683~KEGG: syp:SYNPCC7002_A0374 cytochrome b6-f complex subunit PetG~PFAM: cytochrome b6/f complex subunit 5~SPTR: Cytochrome b6-f complex subunit 5), with the protein MVEPLLLGIVIGLIPVTLLGLFFAAYRQYKRTNEIGIE; encoded by the coding sequence ATGGTAGAACCTTTATTATTAGGGATTGTCATCGGACTAATTCCCGTTACCTTATTAGGATTATTTTTTGCCGCTTATCGTCAATACAAACGTACCAACGAAATTGGAATCGAATAA
- a CDS encoding NAD(P)H-quinone oxidoreductase subunit L (PFAM: NADH dehydrogenase transmembrane subunit~InterPro IPR019654~KEGG: cyt:cce_2128 NADH dehydrogenase subunit L~PFAM: NAD(P)H-quinone oxidoreductase subunit L~SPTR: Putative uncharacterized protein) encodes MENLLSIENIDLETIITAVLYLSLSGLYLLVIPGGVYFYLNKRWYVASSFERAFMYFLVFFSFPGMLLLSPFLNFRPRRRELT; translated from the coding sequence ATGGAAAATCTCTTAAGTATTGAAAATATTGACTTAGAAACCATTATCACGGCGGTTTTATATCTTAGTTTGAGTGGACTATATCTATTAGTCATTCCTGGAGGGGTATATTTCTATCTTAATAAACGCTGGTATGTGGCAAGTTCTTTTGAACGGGCATTTATGTATTTTTTGGTGTTCTTTTCTTTCCCCGGGATGTTGTTACTGAGTCCATTTCTTAATTTTCGTCCCCGTCGTCGAGAGTTAACTTAA
- a CDS encoding hypothetical protein (PFAM: Protein of unknown function (DUF3007)~KEGG: cyt:cce_2129 hypothetical protein~SPTR: Putative uncharacterized protein) produces the protein MRRIDAILIALGVFLAGGVIYFVFQVLGLDAADAGIWSQVVLVLGLIGWVSTYLIRVFTNDMTYHKQVKDYDDAFFAKQLEKMSPEEIEKLMGDEQ, from the coding sequence ATGAGAAGAATTGACGCTATTTTAATCGCCCTCGGTGTGTTTTTGGCTGGGGGTGTCATCTATTTTGTATTTCAAGTTTTGGGTTTGGATGCGGCGGATGCTGGTATCTGGAGTCAGGTGGTATTGGTATTGGGATTGATTGGTTGGGTTTCTACTTATCTGATTCGGGTTTTTACCAATGATATGACCTATCATAAGCAGGTGAAGGATTATGATGATGCTTTTTTTGCTAAACAGTTGGAAAAAATGTCTCCCGAGGAAATTGAGAAGTTGATGGGGGATGAGCAATAA
- a CDS encoding tryptophan synthase, alpha chain (PFAM: Tryptophan synthase alpha chain~TIGRFAM: tryptophan synthase, alpha subunit~COGs: COG0159 Tryptophan synthase alpha chain~InterPro IPR018204:IPR002028~KEGG: cyc:PCC7424_4745 tryptophan synthase subunit alpha~PFAM: tryptophan synthase alpha chain~PRIAM: Tryptophan synthase~SPTR: Tryptophan synthase alpha chain;~TIGRFAM: tryptophan synthase, alpha subunit): MSSVSQCFANLKERGECALIPFITAGDPDLATTERAIALLAENGADMIELGVPYSDPLADGPVIQAAATRALQKGVNLDQVLDLVKRVVNKVSTPIILFTYYNPIFYRGAQNFLSQIAEAGVKGLVVPDLPLEEAESFLQLAEANNIEVTLLVAPTSPMERIKAIALKSQGFIYLVSVTGVTGMRNEIQTRVEDLIAQLNSATDKPVGVGFGISEPHQATQIKEWGADAVIVGSAFVKRLANQEPETGLRAIADFCAELKQAIK; encoded by the coding sequence ATGAGTTCAGTTTCTCAATGTTTTGCTAACCTCAAGGAACGGGGTGAATGTGCTTTAATTCCTTTTATTACTGCGGGTGATCCTGATTTGGCTACCACGGAAAGGGCGATCGCCCTTTTGGCGGAAAATGGAGCGGATATGATTGAGTTGGGAGTGCCTTATTCTGATCCTTTGGCGGATGGCCCTGTGATTCAGGCGGCGGCTACCCGTGCTTTGCAAAAGGGGGTAAATCTTGATCAGGTGTTAGATTTGGTTAAAAGGGTCGTAAATAAGGTATCTACACCGATTATTCTATTTACCTATTACAATCCTATTTTCTATCGTGGGGCGCAAAATTTTCTCTCCCAGATTGCCGAGGCAGGAGTTAAGGGTTTGGTGGTACCTGATTTACCCCTAGAGGAGGCAGAAAGTTTTTTGCAGTTAGCCGAAGCGAATAATATTGAGGTCACTTTGTTGGTGGCGCCCACAAGCCCTATGGAAAGGATAAAGGCGATCGCCCTTAAATCTCAAGGGTTTATCTATCTTGTCAGTGTGACGGGGGTTACGGGCATGAGAAACGAAATTCAAACTAGGGTAGAGGATTTGATTGCCCAGTTAAATAGTGCCACTGATAAACCTGTGGGGGTTGGTTTTGGCATTTCTGAACCCCATCAAGCTACCCAAATCAAGGAATGGGGAGCGGATGCGGTCATCGTCGGTAGTGCCTTTGTGAAAAGGTTAGCTAATCAAGAGCCTGAAACGGGTTTAAGGGCGATCGCTGATTTTTGTGCCGAATTGAAACAAGCCATCAAATAA
- a CDS encoding Protein of unknown function CpeS/Ycf58 (PFAM: CpeS-like protein~InterPro IPR018536~KEGG: cyh:Cyan8802_1416 hypothetical protein~PFAM: Protein of unknown function CpeS/Ycf58~SPTR: Putative uncharacterized protein) produces the protein MDINTFIEKTAGSWFSQRTTYNINKEAVDNSKANLNINLLEKNSDQAKAICQENGLDIEDITIIASDWDNSPDWGKPKQVGHSTMIINHNTDDLKAGKIWRLLGNKKLLEGHFSIAEDNSITFTLDKDNQYVEEKIWFANDNLRLRNTVIKHKDQVIETSFYSEIKKIKVEEK, from the coding sequence ATGGATATAAATACCTTTATCGAGAAAACAGCAGGGAGTTGGTTTTCTCAGCGTACCACCTATAACATAAATAAAGAAGCCGTCGATAATAGTAAAGCCAATTTAAACATTAACTTATTAGAAAAAAATAGTGACCAAGCAAAAGCGATTTGTCAAGAAAATGGTCTTGATATAGAAGATATTACCATTATCGCCTCCGACTGGGACAACTCCCCTGATTGGGGAAAACCTAAACAAGTAGGTCATAGTACCATGATCATTAATCATAATACCGATGATTTAAAAGCAGGAAAAATCTGGCGTTTACTTGGTAATAAAAAACTGTTAGAAGGACATTTTTCTATTGCGGAAGATAATTCCATAACTTTTACCCTTGATAAGGATAATCAATATGTTGAGGAAAAAATCTGGTTTGCTAATGATAATTTACGTCTAAGAAACACCGTAATCAAACATAAAGATCAAGTAATTGAAACCTCTTTTTATTCCGAAATTAAAAAAATTAAAGTAGAAGAAAAATAG
- a CDS encoding diaminohydroxyphosphoribosylaminopyrimidine deaminase (PFAM: RibD C-terminal domain; Cytidine and deoxycytidylate deaminase zinc-binding region~TIGRFAM: riboflavin-specific deaminase C-terminal domain; riboflavin biosynthesis protein RibD~COGs: COG0117 Pyrimidine deaminase~InterProIPR016192:IPR002125:IPR002734:IPR004794:IPR 011549~KEGG: cyc:PCC7424_0498 riboflavin biosynthesis protein RibD~PFAM: bifunctional deaminase-reductase domain protein; CMP/dCMP deaminase zinc-binding~PRIAM: Diaminohydroxyphosphoribosylaminopyrimidine deaminase., 5-amino-6-(5-phosphoribosylamino)uracil reductase~SPTR: Riboflavin biosynthesis protein RibD;~TIGRFAM: riboflavin biosynthesis protein RibD) — MNQFDQKMISECLELAKKAWGRTSPNPLVGAVVVKNGQIVGRGFHPRAGSPHAEVFALKEAGEGARGATIYVNLEPCNHYGKTPPCTEAIIRAGISRVVVGMVDPDERVAGGGIKRLVSAGIDVKVGVEEEACRKLNEAFIHRVIHKRPLGILKYAMTLDGKIATVTGDSKWITGQKSRDYVHFLRAGCDAVVVGGNTVRKDNPRLTTHGVSSHNPLRVVMSESFDLPWDCHLWDTIMAPTVVFTLPQDVDSPLKAHLLSQGVEVVECENLSPTVVMDDLYERGFNSVFWECGGNLGARAIASGNIQKVLGFIAPKIIGGQGGFNPVGDLGITTMQDALKLHHVSVQRFDDDFLIQGYIQ, encoded by the coding sequence ATGAATCAATTTGACCAGAAAATGATCTCGGAATGCTTGGAGTTAGCGAAAAAAGCATGGGGAAGAACCTCTCCTAATCCTTTGGTGGGTGCAGTGGTGGTTAAAAATGGTCAGATTGTGGGCAGGGGGTTCCATCCTCGGGCGGGATCTCCCCATGCCGAAGTTTTTGCCCTGAAGGAAGCAGGAGAGGGGGCTAGGGGGGCAACAATTTATGTAAATCTTGAGCCTTGTAATCATTATGGAAAAACGCCCCCTTGCACAGAGGCAATTATTCGGGCAGGAATTAGCCGAGTGGTGGTAGGTATGGTGGATCCCGATGAAAGGGTGGCAGGGGGTGGTATTAAGCGTCTGGTGTCCGCTGGTATCGATGTTAAGGTAGGGGTGGAGGAGGAAGCCTGTCGCAAATTGAATGAGGCTTTTATTCATCGGGTGATTCATAAGCGCCCTTTGGGTATTTTAAAGTATGCCATGACTCTGGATGGCAAAATTGCCACGGTTACGGGGGATAGTAAGTGGATTACGGGGCAAAAGTCACGGGATTATGTTCATTTTTTGCGAGCTGGTTGTGATGCGGTGGTGGTGGGAGGAAATACGGTAAGGAAGGATAATCCCCGTTTAACTACCCATGGGGTGAGTAGTCATAATCCTTTGCGGGTGGTGATGTCGGAAAGTTTTGATTTACCTTGGGATTGTCATCTATGGGATACTATCATGGCACCTACGGTGGTTTTTACTCTCCCTCAAGATGTTGATTCACCTCTCAAGGCTCATTTGTTATCCCAAGGGGTGGAGGTGGTAGAGTGTGAAAATCTTTCTCCTACGGTGGTGATGGATGATTTATATGAGCGTGGTTTTAATTCTGTTTTCTGGGAATGTGGCGGTAATTTGGGAGCAAGGGCGATCGCCTCTGGTAACATACAAAAGGTATTAGGGTTTATAGCGCCAAAAATTATCGGTGGACAAGGGGGGTTTAATCCTGTGGGTGATTTGGGTATTACAACGATGCAAGATGCTTTAAAGTTACATCATGTTAGTGTACAAAGATTTGATGATGATTTTTTGATTCAAGGATACATTCAATAA